TTGGTACTTTGTGTGCCTCCGTCAATTGCTACTATGTACTGCTGTTTCATAATTTCTTCTTTTTTCTTTGCTCTTTCCTGAGAACTAACGTATCAGGAAACCACCGTCGATGGTAAGAACGGTTCCATTCACATAGTTGGAAGCATCGCTGGAGAGATAGACGCAAGAGCCCATCAAGTCGGTTGCTGTTCCCCATCGATTTGCAGGAATGTGGGAGACGATCACCTCATTACGTTTCTGGTCGCTGCGGGTTTTCTCCGTCAACTTGGTTACAAAATACCCAGGAGCGATCGCATTGACCTGGACATTGTATTCTGCCAACTCATCACTCATAGCCTTCGTCAAACCCACGATACCATGTTTTGATGCAGCGTATGCTGGTGACCAGCGTCCACCAAGAAAGGCATACAGGGATGCAATATTGATGATCTTTCCACTTCTTTGCCTGATCATATGGGGTGTTACCTCATGTATCATCTCAAAGGCAGCGGTTAGGTTCACCGCAATCATCTTGTCCCAGTCACTGCGATTGAATTCAGTGACATCCTCCTTGTTTATGCTGATACCCGCACAATTGACCAGGATGTCTATACTCCCCCACGTATCGATGCAAGTATCGACTACACGTTTGCATTCACCCTCTTCAGTGATATTGCTGTGAATATACTGATAGGCAACTCCGCAATCTTCAACCCACTGTTTTGTCTGTCCATCTTCTTCCATGATGCTGGCTACCATGACATTTGCTCCAGCCTTCGCCAGAGCTACTGAAAGGGGTTGCCCAAGACCGGTGTTCCCACCGGTGACAATGGCATTTTTACCTTTCAAGGAAAAGAAATCCATGGTGAAGTCAGGTATATTCATTCGCTCTCTCCTCTGTCTTTTGTAATCTGATCGGGAGTTCTTTGCTCTGTATATAAAGCAAGCTTCTGTAACAATTTTTCTATAAACGTCTTGGCATCCCCGACAACCACCACATCTGATATGCTGCAAATGGGTGCGTCAGGACTCGTATTCACTGAGAGTATCGTCTCCACATTCTGCAATCCTTCCACATGCTGGATAGCCCCATCGATTCCAATTGCGATATACAGACGAGGACTGACAATCTTTCCTGATTGTCCTACCTGAATGCTACGGTTGGCAATCCCTTGGTCGACGAGTTTTCGGCTTGCAGATACTTCACCACCCAATTCTTTCGCCAGTGTTTCCAGCATCGGGTATGCCCTCTTGGCACCACCACCTCCTGAGATGAGCACATCGCTATCTCGAATATCATAGGAAAGTAGTCTCTGCTTTCTCTCCAGAGGGGTAAGTGAGGAGGGCGATGCGATTTTGTCTTCATAGTGCTGTACTACAGTTTTCACCTGTGACTTCAGCTCCCAGGAGAAGATGCCTGGCTTGATGCTCAGGATAATTGGAGGCTCACTCTTCATTGCGATACCTGCCAGCACATTTCCTGAATAAGCTGTACGCACAAATTCCAAGTCCTCTCCGTGTCTTTGGACATCGTTTATCTCAGCAACAAGGCCAACCCCCATCCGTCTTGCAACTCGGGGAGCAACCATCCTTCCTACCCATGTCCCAGGAATGAGAATGGTGTCAAATGCATGGCGCTCGTGAAGGTCGATGATGATGGCACAGATATGACGTGCATCTTGCTTGACGATTCCCTCATCCTGGACAAGCATGATGGTATCAAAACCCTCAGGCAGCGATTCTTGGTCGGATGAGAAGGCAAGGAGCCAAGACTCACTGTTCTTCTCTCCATGGATACGCCTGTTTACCTCGAGAAGTGCATTGCTCCTCATTGGGACTTCCGTATCCTGCAGGATCAAGGTTCGTTTCATACTACACAAACCCCCTTTCCTTGAGATAGGAGAGAACAAAGTCGATCCCCTTATCATCCGCTTCGACCACTGTTTTTTTCCGTTTCCGGCTCTTTGCCTCATAGGTGTTGACCACCTTGGTTAAAGAGCCTTCCAAGCCCACATGGGAAGGGTTCAAATTCAGTTCCTTGTTGGTGAGTATGGTTAGTTTGTCTGATACATCCCGTTGCAGGTCTGCATAGGAGGGATAGGGGAGTTTGCACGTACTGCTTCTGGAGAGGCTCAACACACCAGGGAGTTGCATCGACCAAGTGGTGGTCTCTCTTTCCCCTTCAACAGAGAATACTGCAAGACTGCTGGTTGTATGTTCAATGTCTATCTCATTGACATCGAGCATATGATCAAGGTCGAGCATTTCAGCAATCTGGGCAGGAACCTGAGATGTAGCACCGTCGAGCGACCGACTTCCGCTCAAGAGTACGTCAAACGATTGGCTCTTGAGATACGAGCCCAATACTTCACTCGTTGCATAGGTGTCACTCCCGGCAAAAAGAGGGTCACAGATCAGTATACCCCGGTCCACTGGAAGCCTGAGCAGGTCGTGCATATGAGGAATTACATTAGAGGGTGCCATCGAGACCACTTGAAGATGAGATTCAGGATGCTTCTCCTTTACCTTGAAGGCAAAGGAGAGCGCGCATACATCATCCGGGTTCAACACCATCCTGGTGTGATTCCTTACCATGCTACTGGCCTCATAGTCATAACCGAACCCTGTAATGTCTGGGACGAATTTAACCAAGCATATGATGTTCATAGTGACACCAGGTTATTGGTACTTCTTACCTTCTTCCTGTGGGAAGATGGTGCCAAAGTTCATGATGCCGTTGGGATCAAATGCCTCTTTCAGTTTCTCCAGCATATAGTAGGCGGAACCATGCTCCTGTTCGGTCCATTCATTGCGGAATTTGCCAATTCCATGATGGTGACACATTGACCCGCCAAGCTTGAGGGTTTCCTCGACAATGATCCGTTGCATTGGGTGGTGGTATACCCGCATTTCATCCTCTGGTGCACAATGGATATCGTAGTTGTACACGAAGTACATGTTGGTTCCGTTGATGTAGCTATGGGAAGAGTGACCGCCAAGCATGGTCAGATCATGGAACCGAGGATACTCTTCCTTCACACGCTTCATGACATTGTAGTAAATTTTTGTGATCGTACCCCAGTCTGCAGAGATTTCGGTGGTGAAGCCGGAGTGGCTGTCATGTTCTTTCATTCCTTCATACTCATCGTCTATGTCTTGCTGGGACCAGTTGAGGTTGTTGAACCAGTTTTCAATATGTTTGCTGTCAACCTGTTCGATGATGCCGTCCTTGAATTTCTCGACAGCCTGTTCGATTGCCTCTCCTGTAGCTTTTACAATTCCCTCAGGGCCTTCTGCCATGAACAGCAGCACGCACTTGTTCTTGTGGAAGTGGTAGAAATGCTGTGCAGCATCTTCCTCACTGTAGGTACGGGCAACAGAGGGTCTGAAGCCGTTTACCATGACTTCCCTCAACACCTTGATTCCGGTATCGACATCCTTGATGAGATACCCATAAAACTTGTTGTTGTCAGGATAGAACTTGAACATCTTTACCGTTACTTCGGTGATGTAGCACAGCGATCCTTCATTGCCGATGGCAATATGACGAATATCGGGACCACCTGAACGTCGGGGAACATTCTTGATTCTGGAGATATGTCCGTCTGGGAAAACGCACTCAAGTCCGACTACCATGTCCTCGATTGCCCCATAGAGGGTGGAGAACTGTCCAATACTCCGGGTTGCGACCAATCCACCCAGTTTTGCTACAGGCTTTGACTGTGGTGAGTGGCCGGTGGTAAAACCTTCCTTTCTCAGGGCATCTTCCAGTACTTGCAGGGGAACTCCCGCCTGTACGGTTGCCTGCATGTTATAGGTATCGATATTGATGATACTGTCTAAGTTCAGTGCATCTATGACGAGTGTCTGTTCCTTCCAGTTCTCAAGACCACCCTCTGTTGCTGTTTTTCCAGCACGGGGGATCACGTTGATCTTATTGGTATTACAGAACACAAGCAGGTCGCGAACCTGCTGGGGAGAGTCGGGGTAGACGATTGCCAGCGGGGAGGGTACATCGAGTACGTTCCTTGCTTTTGCATATTTCTTATATCTATCTGCAGATGCATCATAGAGATCTTCACTGTTGGTGTTGATCTGGGTAGGTTTCAGCATTGTTTTCAACTGTTCAAGAATCTTTTCGTTATTCACACATTCCTCCAAAGGTCTAGGTGACAAGTCCAGATAGGTATCTGAACACTCTATCCATAGGGTAAAGGTCATCGTATGTAATGTCAATGAATATGGAAAAATTTCTAGTAATAAGAATTTAAATTACAATAAAAGGAAAATTTTCCATATAAATACTGGTTATTGGCCTAGTTTACCTTTACACTCCTTGTATGAGTGTTTACACTGATTACCGTTACAAAGAGAAGAAGGATATACTGTTTTGAATACGATAGACTTACATACATTGAATCCCCTGGAGCGTCACATCCATGAGGTCTTGCTTGCCCAACGTGATACGCATGGTACCTTACGCATCACCCAGGCTGCTGAGATATGCAATTGCTCAGTATCGAAAATCTCAAAGTTTGTAAAAAAACTTGGATTTCATAATTATAAACAATACATGGAATTTTTGAGTGGAAAGGATGTGATCGGGTATACCTCAACAAACGAGATACAGCGTGTACGTGCTTTCCTCGATACCTTCGATTCCCAACTGGTGGACGATCTTCATTCCATGATACTGGATCATAAAAAATTGGTCCTCTTTGGGTATGGCCCTTCACTGCTCTGCGCGGAATACTTCGCCTATCGGTTCAGGAACTGTACCGATATAACGACCATGGCTGTTTCTGACCCCATTGCTGTCAAGAATATGGTGGATGAGACAACGCTGCTTGTCATACTGACAGAAACTGGTCGTTTTCACTCCTTTCAGGATGTATACTCTACAGCTAAGAACAAAGGGTGTGATGTGATCATCATTTCGGAGGAATTCAATACGGAACTGGTCACCCAATGTGACAAGATTTTCTATTTGGCACAGCATGCTCAACCAGAGTATTTGCAAGCCTATGAGAAATCGCGAACCACATTCTTCATTTTCCTTGAAGAGGTCATCCAACGGTTTCTTCCTCATCAATCTTGAGAGGACGGAACTCGTTTCAATATCAGGAGAGGACAGTATGAGTACCATACCACGAACAATGAAAGCGGTTGTAACTAAATCCAACGGGGGGTATGAGCAATTGCAGTACCAGGATGTTCCTGTTCCTGAGCTTCTTCCTGGTACGGTTTTGCTGAAAGTACTTTCAGCCGGAGTCAACAATACGGATATCAATACCCGTTTGGGGTGGTATGCTGCCAAGGTTAAGAAAGGAACCCTTGCACTCTCCTCAGGAGAAATAGAAAACAGTATGGATGGGGGATGGAAGGAGAAGACTCCTTTTCCTCTCATCCAGGGAACGGATTGTTGTGGACGCGTGGTAGCTGTAGGAAGTGGACAGGATGCACACTTGCTAAACTCGCGTGTCCTTGTTCGTCCTTGTATGAGGAGCTCTGGTTGGGAATCACTTGAGACCATATGGCTGGGCTCTGACTGCGATGGCGCGTTTGCTGAGTATGTACGAGTTCCTACTCCAGAGGTATTTCCTGTTGACTGTGAGTGGAGTGATGAGGAACTGGGAACCATTCCCTGTGCCTATGGTACCGCTGAGAATATGCTGCATCGCGCCTCTGTACAGGACGGTGATATCGTATTGGTGCGTGGTTCTTCTGGTGGAGTTGGCTCAGCGGTAGTCCAACTTGCTGGGCGCCGGGGTGCAAGGGTGATTGCTGTTACCAGCAAAGGAAAAAAGAGAGAGGTTGCTTCTCTCGCTGTGGAGAGGGTAATAACACACGAGGAGCTTGCTAGTGGAGTCCTTCCCTCAAATTCTGTTGATGTGGTAGTTGATAATGTAGCTGGTCCTGACTTTGGTGAGATGCTGAACCTGCTGAAGAGAGGAGGGCGTTTGGTAACCTCCGGTGCTATTGCGGGTGCACAGGTAACCATTGATTTACGATCACTTTATCTTAAGGATTTGCGACTCATTGGCTGTACTGCTTGGGCTGAACCGGTATTCAGAGATGTTATCTCCTACATCGAACAGGGCGAGATCCGCCCACTGCTTGCAGGAGTATTTCCCATGGAAGAGATAGCAGCAGCACAACAGGAATTCTCCCGGAAACACCATGTTGGGAAACTGGTACTTTTGCCTCATCAGGTATAGAGAGAACCAACAATCCGTCTCTTTACTAAAAAATCTTTACAAATATGCAAAGATGACCTAATCCTCCTGCTTTGTTTGGTAAAATTGGTGTAGTACCATACAAGGAAGTTAAGGAGGATGTCTTATGAAACTATTGTGGGTACTACTCGTGGTAGCACTGATCATTGTCGTGGTTTTTCTGTTGTATCGTAGAATTGAGAACAAGTTGAATGCGTTGCCTGGTCTTCCCATTGCCGATGTTGATTTCCGCCAGGTTCCCGATGGGATCTACAGTGGTTCCTACGCTACCTTTCCTGTACGGGTGAAGATTGAGGCAAAAATGGATTCAGGTAAGCTAACGGACTTGTCTTTGTTGGAACATCGTAATGGACAAGGGCAGAAAGCCGAAAAAATTCTCCAGGATGTTCTTTCTTCCCAGCATCTTCAAGTTGATACTATTTCTGGTGCAACGTACAGCAGTGTGGTGATGCTCAAGGCTATTGAGTCGGCTCTTACAGAGCAAAAATCTCTCTAATTTCTTTTCTTATAACGCTAAAATACTGGCTATAAAGGAAAAGGATTGAGAATCGCTCTGGATTGAGGTATGCTAAGAGTAGTAAACAGCGTATAAGTTCCCCTCTTGGGCAACGATACATAGATAGGAGAAGCTATGAACACAAGCTACGAGAAAGAGCGTCTGAAAAAAACTACTATCGTCTATCTAGTGGTTATGGTACTCATCGTTGTGTTGATTCTGCTTGCTGTGCAGGACACACAGGTCAAGACTGTCGCTGTTATTTTGGTCCTGTTGGTAGGAGCTGCTGCAATTATTGTGCAATGGCTGTTACTCGGAAAGAAAGGTGATGCAACGAAGATGCAAGAACCGGTTAAACCTGTACAGAGTGCACCAAAAGCAGAAAAGCCTGTTCAGAAATCCAGTTCACCAGTACCTCCCAAGCAGGAGAAGAAAGAGGAAGCCCCAAAAGAGGAAGTTTCTACCCAAACCGGGTCACAGTGTGAGACTGCTGGAGTCTACCACTGCTCCGAACATCCCGACAAGACGGTCACCATGGAGGAAGGCAAGCGCTTCCCCCCATGCAGAGGGGATGATAAGGGACATAGTGCTACCTGGGTCCTGGAGTCATAAGGCATTTCTCAATATATTTTTCTGGAGAAGTTTATGAACCCAATTCGCGCCGCATTGCTGGGCGGGGGGAGCAGGGGTCGGTATGTGTATGCCGACTACGCAAAAACCCGACCACAAGACCTTCGTATAACAGCCATTGCAGAACCTGATCCACAGAAGCGTACTACAATTGCAGAGGAGCATGCAATTCCATCTTCACTTGTAGTATCCGATTGGAAGGATTTATTTCCCTCCACACACCAGGATTTTAATGTCATTATCATTGCAACCCAAGATGCAATGCATTTGGAGCCTCTTCTCAAGGCAATTGATGAGGGATATCCAGTACTCTGTGAAAAACCGGTTGTTCCTTCTTTGGGTGAGCTATCCCAGATTGCAGAAAAAGCAAAACATACCAAAAGCCTGGTAAGTATCTCACATGTACTGCGATACACTCCGTTCTTCACCAAAATCAAACAACTCATCGAGGAGAAATCCATCGGTGATCTGATCGGTATCGAATTGCATGAGAATGTAGGCCATATCCATATATCGCACAGCTATGTTCGAGGAAACTGGAGGAAGAGAGAAGAATCCAGTCCTATGATCCTTGCCAAGAGTTGTCACGATATGGACATTCTTCGCTATCTTGCAGGGGGTTCGTGCGAAACGCTCTCCAGCTATGGGGATCTGTTCCATTTCAAACAAGATAATGCACCAAAGGGAGCTCCTCCACGATGTACTGATGGTTGCCCTGTGCTTGAACAGTGTCCCTATGCTTCCCAGAAGATCTACTTGGGAGAGAATACAGACTGGCCTGTGAATGTCATTACCACTGACCTCTCCTACGAGGGGCGGGAGAAGGCGTTGAAAGAAGGTCCGTATGGGAGGTGTGTATATCACTGTGACAATAATGTGGTTGATCACCAAAGTGTAAGTGCACGGTTCTCCAATGGTGTTATCGCAAGCTTTACCATGTCTGGATTTACCATGGATACACATAGGAGTATACGGGTAATGGGGAGCAAGGCGGAACTTAA
The sequence above is drawn from the uncultured Sphaerochaeta sp. genome and encodes:
- a CDS encoding SDR family NAD(P)-dependent oxidoreductase, yielding MNIPDFTMDFFSLKGKNAIVTGGNTGLGQPLSVALAKAGANVMVASIMEEDGQTKQWVEDCGVAYQYIHSNITEEGECKRVVDTCIDTWGSIDILVNCAGISINKEDVTEFNRSDWDKMIAVNLTAAFEMIHEVTPHMIRQRSGKIINIASLYAFLGGRWSPAYAASKHGIVGLTKAMSDELAEYNVQVNAIAPGYFVTKLTEKTRSDQKRNEVIVSHIPANRWGTATDLMGSCVYLSSDASNYVNGTVLTIDGGFLIR
- a CDS encoding electron transfer flavoprotein subunit alpha/FixB family protein, which produces MKRTLILQDTEVPMRSNALLEVNRRIHGEKNSESWLLAFSSDQESLPEGFDTIMLVQDEGIVKQDARHICAIIIDLHERHAFDTILIPGTWVGRMVAPRVARRMGVGLVAEINDVQRHGEDLEFVRTAYSGNVLAGIAMKSEPPIILSIKPGIFSWELKSQVKTVVQHYEDKIASPSSLTPLERKQRLLSYDIRDSDVLISGGGGAKRAYPMLETLAKELGGEVSASRKLVDQGIANRSIQVGQSGKIVSPRLYIAIGIDGAIQHVEGLQNVETILSVNTSPDAPICSISDVVVVGDAKTFIEKLLQKLALYTEQRTPDQITKDRGESE
- a CDS encoding electron transfer flavoprotein subunit beta/FixA family protein gives rise to the protein MNIICLVKFVPDITGFGYDYEASSMVRNHTRMVLNPDDVCALSFAFKVKEKHPESHLQVVSMAPSNVIPHMHDLLRLPVDRGILICDPLFAGSDTYATSEVLGSYLKSQSFDVLLSGSRSLDGATSQVPAQIAEMLDLDHMLDVNEIDIEHTTSSLAVFSVEGERETTTWSMQLPGVLSLSRSSTCKLPYPSYADLQRDVSDKLTILTNKELNLNPSHVGLEGSLTKVVNTYEAKSRKRKKTVVEADDKGIDFVLSYLKERGFV
- a CDS encoding FAD-binding oxidoreductase, coding for MNNEKILEQLKTMLKPTQINTNSEDLYDASADRYKKYAKARNVLDVPSPLAIVYPDSPQQVRDLLVFCNTNKINVIPRAGKTATEGGLENWKEQTLVIDALNLDSIINIDTYNMQATVQAGVPLQVLEDALRKEGFTTGHSPQSKPVAKLGGLVATRSIGQFSTLYGAIEDMVVGLECVFPDGHISRIKNVPRRSGGPDIRHIAIGNEGSLCYITEVTVKMFKFYPDNNKFYGYLIKDVDTGIKVLREVMVNGFRPSVARTYSEEDAAQHFYHFHKNKCVLLFMAEGPEGIVKATGEAIEQAVEKFKDGIIEQVDSKHIENWFNNLNWSQQDIDDEYEGMKEHDSHSGFTTEISADWGTITKIYYNVMKRVKEEYPRFHDLTMLGGHSSHSYINGTNMYFVYNYDIHCAPEDEMRVYHHPMQRIIVEETLKLGGSMCHHHGIGKFRNEWTEQEHGSAYYMLEKLKEAFDPNGIMNFGTIFPQEEGKKYQ
- a CDS encoding SIS domain-containing protein; protein product: MEFLSGKDVIGYTSTNEIQRVRAFLDTFDSQLVDDLHSMILDHKKLVLFGYGPSLLCAEYFAYRFRNCTDITTMAVSDPIAVKNMVDETTLLVILTETGRFHSFQDVYSTAKNKGCDVIIISEEFNTELVTQCDKIFYLAQHAQPEYLQAYEKSRTTFFIFLEEVIQRFLPHQS
- a CDS encoding zinc-binding dehydrogenase, which codes for MSTIPRTMKAVVTKSNGGYEQLQYQDVPVPELLPGTVLLKVLSAGVNNTDINTRLGWYAAKVKKGTLALSSGEIENSMDGGWKEKTPFPLIQGTDCCGRVVAVGSGQDAHLLNSRVLVRPCMRSSGWESLETIWLGSDCDGAFAEYVRVPTPEVFPVDCEWSDEELGTIPCAYGTAENMLHRASVQDGDIVLVRGSSGGVGSAVVQLAGRRGARVIAVTSKGKKREVASLAVERVITHEELASGVLPSNSVDVVVDNVAGPDFGEMLNLLKRGGRLVTSGAIAGAQVTIDLRSLYLKDLRLIGCTAWAEPVFRDVISYIEQGEIRPLLAGVFPMEEIAAAQQEFSRKHHVGKLVLLPHQV
- a CDS encoding FMN-binding protein, which codes for MKLLWVLLVVALIIVVVFLLYRRIENKLNALPGLPIADVDFRQVPDGIYSGSYATFPVRVKIEAKMDSGKLTDLSLLEHRNGQGQKAEKILQDVLSSQHLQVDTISGATYSSVVMLKAIESALTEQKSL
- a CDS encoding Gfo/Idh/MocA family oxidoreductase, encoding MNPIRAALLGGGSRGRYVYADYAKTRPQDLRITAIAEPDPQKRTTIAEEHAIPSSLVVSDWKDLFPSTHQDFNVIIIATQDAMHLEPLLKAIDEGYPVLCEKPVVPSLGELSQIAEKAKHTKSLVSISHVLRYTPFFTKIKQLIEEKSIGDLIGIELHENVGHIHISHSYVRGNWRKREESSPMILAKSCHDMDILRYLAGGSCETLSSYGDLFHFKQDNAPKGAPPRCTDGCPVLEQCPYASQKIYLGENTDWPVNVITTDLSYEGREKALKEGPYGRCVYHCDNNVVDHQSVSARFSNGVIASFTMSGFTMDTHRSIRVMGSKAELKGDMESGEITIDVFSTKERITYQLNTKRDGHGGGDEHLITDFIARVRSLDIRSTSDLSSSLESHFMAFAAEESRLSGGEKIDLASFQKQGRMRFLS